In Osmia bicornis bicornis chromosome 1, iOsmBic2.1, whole genome shotgun sequence, the following proteins share a genomic window:
- the LOC114876402 gene encoding inositol monophosphatase 2-like — translation MFRFSCLCRLRDSVSLVTKIRGCRHEDRAFDRSVVPSKASLPVIMSSEQDIRSYFETAKELTLKAGVLFKSGFEGQKTVQTKDNEWDLVTEYDKKIEELLTSGLKEKFPDHEFIGEESAAETKEPPVLTDKPTWIIDPIDGTVNFVNSFPFTCISVALSIRKDIVIGIIYNPLSSELYTAIKGQGAFLNDKLIRTTRVTELKKSLIEIELFSLQFPSRNRDIKMGRLEAFIKAARGVRYTGSATLSMAYVAKGALDCFQMDNLKAWDVAAGILLVCEAGGSIMDTKADQYDLMKPNTIAAATETLATEIKQLVLDTDLKILRKRLTKM, via the exons ATGTTTAGATTCAGCTGTCTATGCCGTTTGCGCGATTCTGTATCACTGGTGACAAAGATAAGAGGATGCCGACACGAGGACCGAGCGTTCGATCGATCAGTCGTTCCCTCGAAGGCCTCGCTACCAGTGATCATGTCGAGTGAACAGGATATCAGAAGTTACTTCGAAACCGCCAAGGAGTTAACTTTAAAAGCTGGCGTG CTATTCAAATCTGGCTTCGAAGGACAGAAAACCGTGCAGACCAAGGATAACGAGTGGGACCTGGTAACAGAATATGACAAAAAAATCGAAGAGCTGTTAACCAGCGGTCTGAAGGAGAAATTTCCTGATCATGA ATTTATTGGAGAAGAAAGCGCGGCTGAGACGAAAGAACCGCCAGTGTTAACGGATAAGCCAACATGGATCATAGATCCCATAGACGGAACAGTGAATTTTGTTAATTCATTTCCATTCACTTGCATATCAGTGGCTTTGTCAATTCGCAAGGATATTGTGATAGGGATCATTTACAATCCGCTGAGTTCCGAATTGTACACTGCGATCAAAGGACAGGGAGCGTTTTTAAACGACAAACTTATCAGGACCACTCGAGTCACTG AGTTAAAAAAATCTTTGATAGAAATAGAATTGTTTTCACTTCAATTTCCATCGAGAAATCGAGATATCAAAATGGGCAGATTGGAAGCTTTCATTAAGGCTGCACGAGG GGTCAGATACACGGGATCGGCAACATTGTCCATGGCATACGTAGCAAAAGGTGCACTGGATTGTTTTCAAATGGACAACCTTAAAGCTTGGGACGTTGCAGCTGGAATACTGCTCGTGTGCGAAGCAGGTGGCTCGATAATGGACACGAAAG CGGACCAGTATGATCTTATGAAGCCAAACACAATTGCGGCGGCAACCGAAACGCTGGCCACGGaaataaaacaattagttCTCGACACCGACCTGAAAATACTGCGGAAAAGATTGACGAAGATGTAA